The following coding sequences are from one Devosia neptuniae window:
- the dksA gene encoding RNA polymerase-binding protein DksA, with product MSSVVDLVEYRPSDDEPFMNPRQREYFRAKLNTWKDEILRESRETLANLQEESQNHPDMADRASSESDRSLELRTRDRQRKLISKIDAALKRLDDGTYGYCEETGDPIGLARLDARPTATLSLEAQEMHERREKVYRDE from the coding sequence ATGTCTTCGGTTGTTGACCTAGTTGAATACCGGCCCAGTGATGATGAGCCGTTCATGAATCCGCGCCAGCGCGAGTATTTCCGGGCTAAGCTGAATACCTGGAAGGACGAGATCCTTCGCGAAAGCCGTGAGACGCTCGCCAATCTTCAGGAAGAAAGCCAGAACCACCCCGATATGGCCGATCGCGCCAGTTCGGAGAGCGATCGCTCGCTGGAACTGCGCACCAGGGATCGCCAGCGCAAGCTGATTTCCAAGATCGATGCTGCGCTCAAGCGCCTTGACGATGGCACTTACGGCTATTGCGAAGAAACCGGCGATCCGATCGGCCTGGCCCGGCTCGATGCCCGCCCGACCGCGACGCTGAGCCTCGAGGCCCAGGAAATGCATGAGCGGCGCGAAAAGGTCTACCGCGACGAATGA
- the flgH gene encoding flagellar basal body L-ring protein FlgH yields the protein MLLVKLSALLLLTGSLVACTTTDRLANVGKAPVLTAIEDPTTVAGYQPVRMPMPEAIADTYQANSLYRTSARGFFKDERAHRIGDILTIVVTINDSAQIDNATNSSRSATNSAGMGGILGTAIKDVSAGAIDPSAAVDFTSGMANKGAGSVNRSESLETSVAAVVTQILPNGNLVIEGRQEVRVNFEVRDLIVTGIVRPSDIRANNTIPSAKIAEARISYGGRGQITDVQQPRYGQQVMDAILPF from the coding sequence ATGCTGCTCGTCAAACTCTCCGCCCTGTTGCTGCTCACCGGCTCGCTCGTCGCCTGCACCACCACTGATCGCCTCGCCAATGTGGGCAAGGCCCCGGTGCTGACGGCCATCGAGGACCCCACGACCGTGGCCGGCTATCAGCCGGTGCGCATGCCGATGCCCGAAGCCATTGCCGACACCTACCAGGCCAATTCGCTCTACCGCACCTCGGCCCGCGGCTTCTTCAAGGATGAGCGCGCCCACCGCATCGGCGATATCCTGACCATCGTCGTGACCATCAATGACAGCGCCCAGATCGACAACGCCACCAATTCCAGCCGCAGCGCCACCAATAGCGCCGGCATGGGCGGCATCCTGGGCACTGCCATCAAGGACGTTTCGGCCGGCGCCATCGATCCCTCCGCTGCCGTCGACTTCACCTCGGGCATGGCCAATAAGGGCGCCGGCTCCGTCAACCGCTCGGAAAGCCTGGAGACCTCAGTTGCCGCCGTGGTGACGCAGATCCTGCCCAATGGCAATCTGGTCATCGAAGGCCGCCAGGAAGTGCGGGTGAATTTCGAAGTCCGCGACCTGATCGTCACCGGCATTGTCCGCCCCTCCGATATCCGCGCCAACAACACCATCCCCTCGGCCAAGATCGCCGAAGCCCGCATCTCCTACGGCGGCCGCGGCCAGATCACCGATGTCCAGCAGCCCCGCTACGGCCAGCAGGTTATGGACGCCATCCTGCCTTTCTAG
- a CDS encoding curlin → MTTKIIKTTLAALVAAAIGVAAIATPATAAGQVSISYAPTNSDEAQMLGLGLGLYSLFQGMNATGANVSQHGNGNSAGGSQTGSGNNGVIVQNGNGHNGTIHQNGNNNSCGLFQFGQNTNGSCVQNGNGQSSLTGVFGF, encoded by the coding sequence ATGACCACCAAGATCATCAAGACCACCCTTGCCGCCCTTGTCGCTGCCGCCATCGGCGTCGCCGCGATTGCCACCCCGGCCACCGCCGCCGGGCAGGTTTCCATCAGTTACGCTCCCACCAATTCCGATGAGGCGCAGATGCTCGGCCTGGGGCTTGGCCTCTATTCGCTGTTTCAGGGGATGAACGCGACGGGTGCCAATGTCAGCCAGCACGGCAATGGCAATTCCGCCGGCGGCAGCCAGACCGGCTCGGGCAATAACGGCGTCATCGTGCAGAATGGCAATGGCCACAACGGCACGATCCATCAGAATGGCAACAACAATAGCTGCGGCCTGTTCCAGTTCGGCCAGAACACCAATGGCTCCTGCGTGCAGAACGGCAACGGCCAGTCCAGCCTCACCGGCGTGTTCGGCTTCTGA
- a CDS encoding ABC-F family ATP-binding cassette domain-containing protein translates to MPASITLHQVSYSTPDNQPLFTGLDLSFGSERTGLIGRNGTGKSTLLRLITGEVSPSSGSISITGTLGVLEQSVQVDPAETVAGRLGVAGELARLDRLEQGLGTADDAGEADWSLPGRIETALADVQLPTLDTNRLISTLSGGQRTRLSLARLILAKPDMILLDEPTNNLDADGRQAVADLLHRWRGGAIMVSHDRTLLREMDAIVELTSLGAKTYGGNWDHYSERKALELASAEHQLASAERKVAEVDRKLQAVAEKKARKDSAGKRKAAKGDIPRIMLGGMKENSENTSGGNARLASRLRAEASEAASEARSQIEILTPLSVTLTPSGLPAGRTVLQVDSLSGGPVPEAPIIANASFSIIGPERVAITGPNGSGKTTLLRLLTGDLPPTAGAVRILVPYALLDQTVSLLDPALSIRDNFRRLNPDADENTGRAALARFMFRAEAALQLVGTLSGGETLRAGLACTIGGNNPPQLLILDEPTNHLDIHAIEQVEAGLRGYDGALLVVSHDRDFLDAIGIEREIALG, encoded by the coding sequence ATGCCTGCCTCCATCACGCTGCACCAAGTCTCCTATTCCACGCCTGACAATCAGCCACTTTTCACCGGCCTCGACCTCAGCTTCGGCAGTGAACGCACCGGGCTGATCGGCCGCAACGGCACGGGCAAATCCACCCTGCTCCGCCTGATCACGGGAGAGGTTTCACCCTCATCCGGCTCGATCAGCATAACCGGCACGCTGGGCGTGCTGGAACAATCCGTGCAGGTCGATCCTGCTGAAACCGTCGCTGGTCGTTTGGGTGTTGCCGGTGAACTCGCGCGGCTGGATCGCCTCGAACAGGGTCTCGGCACTGCCGACGACGCCGGCGAAGCCGACTGGTCCCTACCCGGCCGCATCGAGACTGCGCTGGCCGATGTGCAGCTGCCGACGCTGGACACCAATCGCCTCATATCCACCCTGAGCGGCGGCCAGCGCACCCGGCTATCGCTCGCCCGGCTGATCCTCGCCAAGCCCGACATGATCCTGCTCGACGAACCCACCAATAATCTTGACGCCGATGGGCGGCAGGCTGTGGCCGACCTGCTGCATCGCTGGCGCGGCGGCGCGATCATGGTCAGCCATGATCGCACTTTGCTGCGCGAAATGGATGCCATCGTTGAACTCACCAGCCTGGGCGCCAAGACCTATGGCGGCAATTGGGACCATTACAGCGAGCGCAAGGCGCTGGAACTGGCCTCGGCCGAGCACCAATTAGCTTCGGCTGAACGCAAGGTGGCCGAAGTCGACCGCAAGCTTCAGGCCGTCGCTGAAAAGAAAGCGCGCAAGGACAGCGCTGGCAAGCGCAAGGCGGCCAAGGGTGACATTCCGCGCATCATGCTGGGCGGCATGAAGGAGAACTCGGAAAACACCAGCGGCGGCAATGCGCGGCTGGCCAGCCGCTTGCGTGCCGAGGCATCGGAAGCCGCCAGCGAGGCCAGATCACAGATCGAAATCTTGACCCCGCTCTCCGTCACGCTGACGCCCTCGGGCCTCCCAGCAGGTCGCACCGTATTGCAGGTCGATAGCCTCAGCGGCGGACCTGTGCCCGAGGCGCCGATCATTGCCAACGCCTCGTTCAGCATTATCGGGCCGGAGCGCGTGGCCATTACCGGCCCCAATGGCTCGGGCAAGACGACGCTGCTGCGGCTGCTGACAGGCGATCTGCCGCCCACCGCTGGCGCGGTGCGTATCCTCGTGCCCTATGCCCTGCTCGACCAGACCGTGAGCCTGCTCGACCCTGCCCTCAGCATTCGCGACAATTTCCGCCGCCTCAATCCCGATGCGGATGAGAATACCGGACGAGCGGCGCTGGCTCGCTTCATGTTCCGGGCCGAGGCTGCGCTGCAATTGGTGGGTACGCTCAGCGGCGGGGAAACCCTGCGGGCCGGACTGGCCTGCACCATTGGCGGTAATAATCCGCCGCAATTGCTGATCCTCGACGAGCCGACCAACCACCTCGATATTCACGCCATCGAGCAGGTGGAGGCCGGATTGCGGGGCTATGACGGAGCCTTGCTGGTGGTCAGCCATGATCGCGATTTCCTCGACGCCATCGGCATCGAGCGGGAGATCGCGCTGGGGTAA
- a CDS encoding MFS transporter, with translation MLVFLLGTAAVLQGGAHQSFTADLLPPSLLASGNVALTQTYTAAQTLGPLLAGVLAGVVGAPVTMLINAATYAASAVLLAGVPGRQPTERTAPSSLGADLREGIAWVYRHPFLAPYALCLHVWFIGNAIAGTVYIFHATRLGLDGGAVGLTLGMAGLAGVIGAGLAERTARLLGTGKAILCCDFLTGFAWLIVAVTPQTGVALYALCAAQFVYGIGLGLRGPLEMSFRNAVTPSRLRGRMNTTIRSINWGLIALAAPLGGWLALQFGDRAALTIAGTIMVGTGTALLLSRFRHAAMPTDAPG, from the coding sequence GTGCTGGTCTTCCTGCTCGGCACCGCTGCGGTATTGCAGGGTGGGGCGCATCAATCGTTCACCGCCGACCTGCTGCCGCCAAGCCTTCTTGCTTCGGGCAACGTGGCGTTGACCCAGACCTATACCGCAGCGCAGACACTAGGGCCCTTGCTGGCAGGGGTACTGGCTGGTGTCGTTGGCGCGCCGGTCACCATGCTGATCAACGCTGCTACCTACGCCGCCTCGGCGGTGCTGTTGGCCGGCGTGCCCGGCAGGCAGCCCACCGAGCGCACGGCTCCGTCCTCGCTCGGCGCCGACCTGAGGGAAGGAATTGCCTGGGTCTACCGGCATCCGTTCCTCGCCCCCTATGCGCTTTGCCTGCATGTCTGGTTCATCGGCAACGCTATCGCCGGAACGGTTTACATCTTCCATGCGACGCGCCTGGGTCTCGATGGGGGCGCCGTCGGATTGACGCTGGGAATGGCGGGTCTGGCCGGGGTGATCGGGGCGGGGCTGGCCGAACGGACGGCGCGGCTGCTCGGGACGGGCAAGGCCATCCTCTGCTGCGACTTTCTGACCGGGTTCGCCTGGCTGATAGTGGCCGTGACGCCGCAGACGGGCGTCGCACTCTATGCGCTCTGCGCCGCGCAATTCGTCTATGGCATAGGGCTTGGCCTGCGCGGCCCCCTCGAGATGAGTTTCCGCAATGCGGTGACGCCCTCGCGGCTGCGGGGACGGATGAACACGACGATCCGCTCGATAAACTGGGGCCTGATCGCGCTGGCGGCACCCCTAGGCGGCTGGCTGGCCTTGCAATTCGGCGATCGCGCCGCACTGACAATTGCGGGTACAATAATGGTGGGGACGGGCACAGCCCTGCTACTCTCACGGTTCCGCCACGCCGCCATGCCCACTGACGCACCCGGCTAA
- a CDS encoding LysR family transcriptional regulator, with protein MNPDLNDLRAFAAVVRNGGFRDGARETGKSASSLSDAVRRLEAGLGVRLLNRTTRSVLPTEAGRDLLARLEPALQEIQAAMDVVNAHREQPMGTLRLNVPVSATRTVLPAIIPAFLAAYPDIRVEIVAEESFVDILATGCDAGIRYEERLAQDMIAVPIGPRVQRFALGASAAYLDRRGRPEHPRDLLSHACLQGRFPSGVLFSWDFERNGETVSIEPQGPLIVQAGAATELAIDAAIAGTGIVALFEDWLRPHFVSGALLPVLEPWWVSFSGPFLYYPGRQLVPAPLRAFVDFVRKMQHSVPAKGE; from the coding sequence ATGAATCCTGATCTCAATGACCTTAGGGCTTTCGCCGCCGTTGTGCGCAATGGCGGCTTTCGCGATGGCGCCCGCGAGACCGGCAAGAGCGCGTCCAGCCTGAGCGATGCCGTCCGCCGGCTCGAGGCTGGCTTGGGGGTCAGGCTGCTCAACCGTACCACCCGCAGCGTCCTGCCCACCGAAGCAGGTCGCGACCTGCTGGCCCGGCTGGAGCCTGCCTTGCAGGAAATCCAGGCGGCCATGGATGTGGTCAATGCCCATCGCGAGCAGCCCATGGGCACGCTGCGGCTTAATGTGCCGGTCAGCGCCACCCGCACCGTGCTGCCCGCCATCATCCCGGCCTTCCTCGCCGCCTATCCCGATATCAGGGTGGAGATCGTCGCCGAGGAGAGTTTTGTCGATATCCTGGCCACTGGCTGCGATGCCGGCATTCGCTATGAGGAACGCCTGGCCCAGGACATGATCGCCGTGCCGATCGGCCCGCGCGTGCAGCGCTTTGCCCTGGGCGCCTCCGCCGCCTATCTCGACCGCCGCGGCCGCCCCGAACACCCCCGCGATCTGCTCAGCCATGCGTGCCTGCAGGGCCGCTTTCCCAGCGGCGTGCTGTTCTCCTGGGATTTCGAGCGCAACGGCGAGACGGTGAGTATCGAGCCGCAAGGTCCGCTCATCGTACAGGCCGGCGCCGCGACGGAACTGGCTATCGATGCCGCCATTGCCGGCACCGGCATTGTGGCCCTGTTTGAAGATTGGCTGCGCCCGCATTTCGTCAGCGGCGCGCTTCTGCCGGTGCTCGAGCCCTGGTGGGTCAGCTTTTCCGGACCCTTCCTCTATTATCCCGGCCGCCAGCTGGTGCCCGCACCGCTGCGGGCCTTCGTCGACTTCGTCCGGAAAATGCAACATTCCGTGCCGGCCAAAGGGGAGTAA
- a CDS encoding curlin, protein MKRIVITAAIAAMLAVTAAPAMAAGVWVNQWGFGNAAGGNQAGWNNSLGISQTGNWNSAVGHQSGHNNVGAIGQQGNNNYGDTWQHGNNNAAGVGQFGDNHTAILTQDGNGNVAAGVQVGNGCSANVTQAGAGNVTAFVQACP, encoded by the coding sequence ATGAAGCGCATCGTCATCACCGCCGCAATCGCCGCAATGCTCGCCGTCACCGCAGCGCCCGCCATGGCGGCCGGCGTCTGGGTCAATCAGTGGGGCTTCGGCAATGCCGCCGGCGGCAACCAGGCTGGCTGGAACAACAGCCTGGGCATTTCTCAGACCGGCAATTGGAACTCCGCTGTCGGCCACCAGTCCGGCCACAACAATGTCGGCGCCATCGGCCAGCAGGGCAATAACAACTATGGCGACACCTGGCAGCACGGCAACAACAATGCCGCCGGCGTCGGCCAGTTCGGCGACAACCACACCGCGATCCTGACCCAGGACGGCAATGGCAATGTCGCCGCCGGCGTACAGGTCGGCAATGGCTGCAGCGCCAATGTCACCCAGGCCGGTGCCGGCAATGTCACCGCGTTCGTGCAGGCCTGCCCCTGA
- a CDS encoding carboxypeptidase M32, whose product MSFSKLDDLGRKLEALEHALSILGADEATHMAVGGGEKRAEAMSNLAGLYHAQSTAPEIADWIAAAETEVESEDQKLALVEFRRSYINATCLPTEFVERRTTATMRSEQLWRELRAKNDWDSFLPALEGVVALVREEAQLRAEALKLAPYDALMEQYDPGNRTADLDLVFGDLKSFLKGFVPEALAAQEERLAKRPRKALSGPYPIEKQRELGLAAMRAVGFDFTHGSLAVSHHPFCGGVPTDVRMTTRYRTDEFLSSLMGVLHETGHALYEQGLPKEWSHWPLGKARGMGIHESQSLFVEMQLSRSPEFWEFALPLVHLHLGEDAIPGWDIADILSEVNYVERGYIRVDADEVTYPLHVILRYELEQDLVNGKLEASQIPEAWDAKMTEYLGLSTLADPKDGPMQDVHWPGGAFGYFPSYTLGAMIAAQQWAALEKAQPKVREDIRKGDFSGVNQWRSDNIWSQGSRWSTPDLITRATGEPLNADFFKAHLKKRYLA is encoded by the coding sequence ATGTCCTTCAGCAAACTCGACGATCTCGGCCGCAAACTCGAAGCGCTGGAGCATGCGCTGTCCATTCTGGGGGCTGACGAAGCCACCCACATGGCCGTTGGCGGCGGGGAAAAGCGGGCCGAGGCCATGTCCAACCTGGCCGGGCTCTATCATGCCCAATCCACCGCGCCCGAAATCGCCGATTGGATCGCGGCGGCGGAAACAGAGGTTGAGTCGGAAGACCAGAAGCTGGCGCTGGTCGAATTCCGGCGCAGCTATATCAACGCCACCTGCCTGCCCACCGAATTCGTCGAGCGCCGCACCACTGCCACCATGCGGTCGGAACAGCTGTGGCGCGAATTGCGCGCCAAGAATGACTGGGACAGCTTCCTGCCGGCACTTGAAGGCGTCGTGGCGCTGGTGCGTGAGGAAGCCCAATTGCGCGCCGAGGCGCTGAAGCTGGCGCCCTATGACGCGCTGATGGAGCAATACGATCCCGGCAACCGCACAGCCGATCTCGATCTGGTCTTCGGCGATCTCAAGAGCTTCCTCAAGGGCTTCGTGCCCGAGGCGCTGGCGGCGCAGGAAGAGCGGCTCGCCAAGCGGCCGCGCAAGGCGCTGAGCGGCCCCTACCCCATTGAAAAGCAGCGCGAGCTTGGCCTTGCCGCCATGCGCGCGGTGGGCTTTGACTTCACCCATGGCTCGCTGGCCGTGTCGCACCATCCCTTCTGTGGCGGCGTGCCGACCGATGTGCGCATGACCACGCGTTACCGCACTGACGAGTTCCTGTCCTCGCTGATGGGTGTGCTGCACGAGACGGGTCACGCGCTCTATGAGCAGGGCCTGCCCAAGGAGTGGTCGCACTGGCCGCTGGGCAAGGCGCGCGGCATGGGTATCCACGAAAGCCAGAGCCTGTTCGTGGAAATGCAGCTGTCGCGCAGTCCCGAGTTCTGGGAATTCGCTCTGCCGCTGGTGCATCTGCATCTGGGCGAGGACGCCATTCCAGGCTGGGACATTGCCGATATCCTGAGCGAAGTGAACTATGTCGAGCGCGGCTATATCCGCGTCGATGCCGACGAAGTCACCTACCCGCTCCACGTCATCCTGCGCTACGAACTGGAACAGGACCTGGTCAATGGCAAGCTCGAGGCCAGCCAGATTCCCGAGGCCTGGGACGCCAAGATGACCGAATATCTGGGCCTCTCCACCCTGGCCGACCCCAAGGACGGCCCGATGCAGGACGTACATTGGCCGGGCGGGGCCTTCGGCTACTTCCCCAGCTACACACTGGGCGCCATGATCGCGGCCCAGCAATGGGCAGCGCTGGAAAAGGCACAACCCAAGGTGCGCGAGGACATTCGCAAGGGCGACTTCAGCGGCGTCAATCAATGGCGCTCGGACAATATCTGGAGCCAGGGCTCGCGCTGGTCGACACCGGACCTGATCACCCGGGCCACGGGCGAACCGCTCAACGCGGACTTCTTCAAGGCGCATCTGAAGAAGCGGTATCTGGCGTAG
- a CDS encoding LysR substrate-binding domain-containing protein translates to MKRSRLPLTALRAFEAAGRHQSFKKAAEELAVSEAAISRQIRDLEGQLSGALFERGHRNVRLTSGGARLLGQLTKSFDAIDTALSELLAPPRKKRVFVSVEPTFATLFLIPRLAEFTVAHPDIDVQIESSSTLVDLSGDDAGVAVRYSLTDKSWPRLEARHLIDNLLTPVVAAGHLAIEIKSPLDIAKIPLLRDENEAPWQRWLAIAGVQARPTWGPVFSNAAIALQSAQLGHGAALADRHLADRLLRDGHLRAPFDLDIENGAYWLVARSFAKLTLSEKTFCDWLVAAVGISGKSPASR, encoded by the coding sequence ATGAAGCGCAGCCGTCTACCCCTTACCGCATTGCGCGCCTTCGAAGCGGCTGGTCGGCACCAGAGCTTCAAGAAGGCGGCCGAGGAATTGGCGGTGTCGGAAGCTGCCATTAGCCGGCAAATCCGGGACCTCGAGGGCCAACTCAGCGGCGCCTTGTTCGAGCGGGGGCATCGCAATGTCCGGCTGACCTCTGGCGGGGCGCGGCTATTGGGGCAATTGACGAAGAGTTTCGATGCCATCGACACGGCCTTGTCCGAACTGCTCGCGCCGCCACGCAAAAAGCGAGTATTCGTCAGCGTCGAACCGACCTTCGCCACGCTGTTTCTGATCCCCCGGCTTGCCGAGTTCACTGTCGCACACCCCGATATTGATGTTCAGATTGAAAGCAGTTCGACGCTCGTGGATCTAAGCGGTGACGATGCTGGCGTCGCCGTTCGCTACAGCCTCACCGACAAGAGCTGGCCACGGTTGGAGGCCCGGCATCTTATCGACAATCTGCTCACGCCCGTGGTCGCTGCCGGGCACCTGGCAATCGAGATAAAATCCCCTTTGGACATTGCAAAAATTCCGCTCCTGCGAGACGAAAACGAAGCGCCATGGCAGCGCTGGCTTGCTATTGCCGGGGTCCAGGCACGCCCGACATGGGGGCCGGTTTTCTCAAATGCCGCGATAGCCCTGCAAAGCGCCCAACTCGGGCATGGCGCCGCCCTTGCTGACCGTCACCTGGCCGATCGCCTCCTCAGGGATGGCCACCTCCGCGCACCGTTCGATCTGGATATTGAGAATGGTGCATATTGGCTGGTGGCACGGAGCTTCGCCAAGCTCACACTGTCCGAGAAGACGTTTTGCGACTGGCTAGTGGCGGCCGTGGGCATCTCCGGAAAATCACCCGCCTCCCGCTAA
- a CDS encoding MFS transporter has protein sequence MPLADPRLDELGNHRYQNCIATLQDSDAVTKVERASFGQLLLYPGFVRLWMADGLSNFGTFIFGLSLQLLLIQVLNADQLEIGWVRSAQWLPSLLFGLLAGVVVDRVQRKQLLIATDIASCVLLLAIAGMACWECSPRLGWPCWSSCSAPLRYCRVGRINRSPPTCCRQAFLLRATWR, from the coding sequence TTGCCGCTCGCAGATCCCCGCCTTGATGAACTTGGCAATCATCGCTACCAAAACTGCATTGCGACCCTGCAGGATAGTGATGCGGTGACCAAAGTTGAGCGGGCTTCATTTGGTCAGTTGCTGCTTTATCCCGGCTTTGTGCGGCTCTGGATGGCTGATGGGCTCTCCAATTTCGGGACGTTCATTTTCGGATTGTCGCTGCAGCTCTTGCTGATCCAGGTGCTCAATGCCGACCAGCTGGAGATCGGCTGGGTGCGGTCCGCGCAGTGGCTGCCCTCACTGTTGTTCGGGCTTTTGGCGGGCGTGGTCGTTGATCGTGTGCAGCGCAAGCAATTGCTGATCGCCACCGATATTGCCAGTTGTGTGCTGCTGCTGGCGATTGCCGGCATGGCTTGTTGGGAATGCTCTCCCCGTTTGGGGTGGCCGTGCTGGTCTTCCTGCTCGGCACCGCTGCGGTATTGCAGGGTGGGGCGCATCAATCGTTCACCGCCGACCTGCTGCCGCCAAGCCTTCTTGCTTCGGGCAACGTGGCGTTGA
- the csgH gene encoding curli-like amyloid fiber formation chaperone CsgH, with product MLSFDKRLGVIPALFGLGLAAFAVTSGQAETTSTGPVQCGITSTTQNGMLMLEGALRTDVAVNGSYQFRLQSSGSGGSSNISQGGNFSAAAHDKVSLGKVMINAGSKYDLVFEVTANGQKLDCDQDLVTTL from the coding sequence ATGCTTAGCTTCGACAAACGTTTAGGCGTCATCCCTGCCCTGTTCGGCCTAGGCCTTGCAGCCTTCGCCGTGACCAGCGGACAGGCCGAAACCACCAGCACTGGCCCGGTGCAGTGCGGCATAACCTCGACCACCCAGAACGGCATGCTTATGCTCGAAGGGGCACTGCGCACCGATGTGGCGGTCAATGGGTCCTACCAGTTCCGCCTGCAAAGCTCGGGTTCTGGCGGCAGCAGCAATATCAGCCAGGGCGGCAATTTTTCGGCGGCGGCGCATGACAAGGTTTCGCTCGGAAAAGTCATGATCAATGCCGGTTCCAAATATGATCTGGTGTTCGAAGTGACGGCTAATGGCCAGAAACTCGATTGCGATCAGGACCTTGTCACCACGCTTTGA
- a CDS encoding aldo/keto reductase family oxidoreductase: MSNLAAAGTFALGPRHVKRLGYGAMQLAGPHVFGPPRDPDAARAVLREAIAQGINHIDTSDFYGPHITNQLIREALPSYPDDLVIVTKIGAVRGADASWLPAFSAADLAQAVEDNRKNLGLDVLEVVNLRIMFGMGPTEGSIEAPLTALAELQSRGLVRHIGLSNATAAQVAEGRKLVPIVCVQNQYNLAHREDDALIDELAQAGIAYVPFFPLGGFSPLQSSALSEVASRLGATPMQVALAWLLRRSPNLLLIPGTSSVAHLQENLLAADLMLSDEDMTVLNGIAAAK; this comes from the coding sequence ATGTCCAACTTAGCAGCAGCCGGAACCTTTGCCCTGGGCCCGCGTCACGTAAAGCGCCTGGGCTATGGTGCAATGCAGCTCGCCGGCCCCCACGTGTTCGGGCCACCGCGCGATCCCGACGCCGCCCGCGCCGTGTTGCGCGAAGCGATCGCGCAGGGGATCAATCATATCGACACCAGCGACTTCTATGGGCCGCACATTACCAACCAGCTGATCCGCGAGGCGCTGCCCAGCTATCCGGACGATCTGGTCATCGTGACCAAGATCGGTGCCGTGCGCGGAGCGGATGCCTCGTGGTTGCCGGCCTTTTCCGCTGCCGACCTGGCGCAAGCGGTCGAGGATAACCGCAAAAATCTGGGCCTCGACGTACTCGAAGTGGTCAATCTGCGGATCATGTTCGGCATGGGGCCGACCGAGGGCTCGATCGAGGCGCCGCTGACGGCGCTGGCGGAGCTGCAAAGCCGGGGCCTGGTGCGCCATATCGGGCTGAGCAATGCCACCGCGGCGCAGGTGGCCGAAGGGCGCAAGCTGGTGCCGATCGTATGCGTGCAGAACCAGTACAATCTGGCGCATCGCGAGGACGATGCCCTGATCGATGAGCTGGCGCAGGCGGGCATTGCCTATGTGCCATTCTTCCCGCTGGGCGGCTTCAGCCCCCTGCAGTCGTCGGCGCTGTCCGAGGTCGCGAGCCGGCTGGGTGCCACCCCGATGCAGGTGGCGCTGGCCTGGTTGTTGCGCCGCTCGCCCAATCTCCTGTTGATCCCCGGCACGTCCTCGGTGGCGCATCTGCAGGAAAACCTGCTCGCCGCCGATCTTATGCTGTCGGACGAGGACATGACCGTGCTCAACGGCATTGCCGCAGCGAAATGA
- a CDS encoding metallophosphoesterase family protein, which yields MHGNLTALETVLAHIQEAGITRIFNLGDLVGKGPRSAEVVDRCRPVVKSPSAVIGPGASGLSRFPARQLRLHAQWP from the coding sequence GTGCATGGGAATTTGACGGCGCTGGAAACAGTGCTCGCGCATATCCAGGAAGCCGGCATTACCCGGATATTCAACCTGGGCGACCTGGTGGGCAAGGGGCCGCGGTCGGCTGAGGTCGTAGATCGCTGTCGACCAGTTGTGAAGTCACCGTCGGCGGTAATTGGGCCAGGAGCGTCTGGCCTATCTCGCTTCCCTGCCCGGCAGCTTCGACTTCATGCTCAGTGGCCTTAG
- a CDS encoding GFA family protein — protein MSDKIRTGGCLCGAVRYEVSGEPYIAGLCHCTKCRKLTGSAFSATANWRQDQFTMTGNVQTYDRRQFCPACGSRLFFLFDDGVEIFLGTLDDAPYDIPPHLEVWTARREPWLPHIRGVDMHEHNPPPL, from the coding sequence ATGAGTGACAAGATCAGGACGGGCGGGTGCCTCTGCGGCGCCGTGCGCTACGAAGTCTCGGGCGAGCCCTATATTGCCGGCCTGTGCCACTGCACCAAGTGCCGCAAGCTGACCGGCTCGGCCTTCTCAGCCACGGCAAATTGGCGCCAGGACCAGTTCACCATGACCGGCAATGTGCAAACCTACGACCGCCGCCAATTCTGCCCCGCCTGCGGCTCGCGCCTGTTCTTCCTGTTCGACGATGGCGTCGAAATCTTCCTCGGCACCCTCGACGACGCCCCCTACGACATCCCGCCCCATCTCGAAGTCTGGACTGCACGGCGCGAACCCTGGCTGCCGCACATCCGTGGCGTCGACATGCACGAGCACAACCCGCCGCCGCTGTGA